One region of Glycine max cultivar Williams 82 chromosome 9, Glycine_max_v4.0, whole genome shotgun sequence genomic DNA includes:
- the LOC121172743 gene encoding protein AGENET DOMAIN (AGD)-CONTAINING P1 gives MEPKAIVFEPGSAVYFIIYGGSWFSGTIIGCVDSDRFLVQYRRNSVESTVVSLHQLRLLPPPESHREFKSGDKVVVFHDHRWRDGHVTADLVNGRFVVSFRDSEEMMLPKEQLRDRIRTLKSHFNETSTSEFC, from the exons ATGGAGCCCAAAGCTATCGTTTTCGAACCGGGCTCTGCAGTGTACTTCATCATCTACGGCGGCTCATGGTTTTCCGGCACCATCATTGGCTGCGTTGACTCCGACAGATTCTTGGTCCAGTACCGTCGTAATTCGGTTGAGAGCACAGTTGTTAGTCTTCACCAGCTCCGACTACTTCCTCCACCGGAGAGCCACCGGGAATTCAAGTCGGGCGACAAGGTGGTGGTGTTCCACGACCACCGCTGGCGGGATGGCCATGTCACCGCAGATTTAGTTAATGGAAGGTTCGTTGTGTCTTTCAGAGATTCGGAGGAGATGATGCTTCCAAAGGAGCAGCTTAGGGACAGGATCA GAACTCTCAAATCCCATTTCAATGAGACCTCAACCTCCGAGTTTTGTTAG
- the LOC102663594 gene encoding F-box/LRR-repeat protein At1g55660: MAFWKEQLRADHQWINHSWVPPIKDHNNRDRISELPDSILLHILNFMNTESAVQTCVLSKRWKDLCKRLISLAYCPDPYLLKKRGVGRFMKFATWVLSRRDDAYSLLNLTLHLCWTEPELLDKVTKYALLHDVRQLTMELYSGFRPDLESLPLIFCCHSLTSLKLCINGMNYPLIILPKSLHLPALKSLHLQGFNFTATGNDSAEPFSNCYVLNTLVLRFCSLHNDARVLCISNSTLSILTILEGQTYQIVLSTPNLSSFTIRGSSSLQLFSTCNLSFLGEVNIDVSWDGHWAEKSSIISSNIVRWLVVLAYVKKLSFSRYAFQIILHDFSNPISMRPEPPSFVRLESLKVIKLLSANVSDEKVNTVVEYLLRDSPMARVEILGEY, encoded by the exons ATGGCGTTTTGGAAGGAGCAGCTCAGGGCAGACCACCAGTGGATCAATCACAGTTGGGTTCCCCCAATCAAAGACCACAATAATAGGGACAGGATCAGTGAGCTGCCGGACTCCATTCTGCTCcatatattgaattttatgaACACAGAAAGTGCTGTTCAAACTTGTGTCTTGTCTAAAAGATGGAAGGACCTTTGCAAACGACTCATCAGTCTCGCGTACTGTCCTGATCCTTATCTCCTAAAGAAACGCGGGGTTGGAAGGTTTATGAAATTTGCAACCTGGGTTTTGTCTAGACGAGACGACGCCTATTCCCTACTTAATCTTACTCTTCACCTTTGTTGGACTGAGCCTGAACTCCTCGATAAGGTCACCAAGTATGCTCTGCTTCATGATGTCCGGCAGTTGACAATGGAGCTATATTCAGGCTTTAGACCTGACCTTGAGTCCCTCCCTTTAATCTTTTGCTGTCATTCTTTGACATCTCTTAAGCTTTGCATTAATGGAATGAACTATCCCCTCATAATACTTCCAAAATCTCTGCACTTGCCTGCATTAAAAAGCTTGCATCTTCAAGGTTTCAATTTTACTGCAACTGGCAATGACTCTGCTGAGCCTTTTTCAAACTGCTACGTGTTAAATACTTTGGTCCTTAGATTTTGTTCTTTGCATAATGATGCAAGGGTTCTCTGCATATCTAATTCTACCCTTTCCATTTTGACAATATTAGAAGGACAAACTTATCAAATTGTGCTTTCTACTCCAAATCTTAGTTCTTTTACTATCAGGGGTTCTAGTAGTCTCCAACTCTTCTCTACATGCAATCTTTCTTTCCTTGGAGAAGTAAATATTGATGTGTCTTGGGATGGACATTGGGCTGAGAAAAGTTCAATCATAAGTTCAAACATCGTAAGATGGCTGGTAGTGCTTGCCTATGTAAAGAAATTGTCATTTTCTCGGTATGCCTTTCAAATAATACTACAT GATTTCTCAAATCCCATTTCAATGAGACCTGAACCTCCAAGCTTTGTTAGATTGGAGTCACTGAAAGTGATCAAGCTTTTGTCTGCAAACGTATCTGATGAGAAAGTAAACACAGTAGTGGAGTACTTGCTTCGGGACTCTCCAATGGCCAGAGTTGAAATCTTGGGGGAATATTAA